A genomic stretch from Helianthus annuus cultivar XRQ/B chromosome 1, HanXRQr2.0-SUNRISE, whole genome shotgun sequence includes:
- the LOC118491538 gene encoding uncharacterized protein LOC118491538 has protein sequence MINHIQETCRLEQIKKEPTIIYEDNVACIAQIREGYIKGDRTKHVSPKFFSTYDLKKEGEIDVRQIKSSENLADLFTKSLPRSSFEQLSHKIGLRRLKDIS, from the coding sequence atgattaatcacatacaagaaACATGCAGAttagaacagatcaagaaggagccgacaattatttatgaagacaatgTTGCTTGCATAGCCCAGATCAGAGAAGGTTAcatcaagggtgatcgaacaaagcacGTCTCACCAAAGTTTTTCTCAACATACGATTTGAAGAAAGAAGGGGAAATTGATGTTCGTCAGATCAAGTCAAGTGAAAATCTAGCAGACCTGTTTACAAAGTCTTTACCTAGAAGCAGTTTCGAGCAGTTATCACATAAGATCGGGCTTCGTAGGTTAAAAGACATTAGTTAA